Part of the Neorhodopirellula lusitana genome is shown below.
TGGCGCTGCGTCGTCGTGTCGTTGAGCGGATCCCTGGGACACTGAAATCGCAGGGTTGCCATTGGCTTGAATGAACTCCACATGTCCGGCGACCACGGGGGTCAGTTCGGGGCCAGCGGCCGATTGATACGTCAATCGCTTTAGGAATTCGCCATGGATCGTGACCGTCGGAAACGGTGACTTCACTTCCCATGAACTCAGTGCGGTGTGCTCGCCGCCAGTGGGAGTTTCGGCGGCGGATGGAATGAGTCCTTTCATTTCCTGTGGAAGCTGGGCCACGACGACTAGCCAGGGTCGGGAACTGGCGTCCTTTGGCTTGAGCCACAGATTCCAGTAGTGGTCTAGGCCGAATGGGTTGTCACTGGCGACTACCTGTTCGATCCGCACCACGTCTCCTTCCGCAATCACGCTGCGACCCCGGTAGACTTCGGGTTGTTGTAATAGGGGCAGGACTCCCGCGACTTGACCACTGGGAGTCGCGGATCTCAACAGATGAAATCGGCTTCCAGCGGGATCGTGCATCGCGAGGGTTGCCGATAGCGCTGGCCCGTCCGCGGAACGCCAAACCGTACCGTCCTTGGATGCCATGATCAAATGTTGACGACACGCCAGGGCGAGATAAACAGTAGCGGGCTGGGTGTTTGATTCCGTGGTCTCTGTCGAATCGGCCGGCAGCGGTGGCAAGGCCGCATCGGCCGGGTTCCCTGATAGCCAGTTCGCGAGGAAGTCGGTGGCTTGTTGCGTGGTCCACGACGATGTTTGTTGGTCGGCTGCGGCTTGTTGGTCCACGTCCAATACGAACGGTGTGGCAGTCAGAACGGATGTCCCTTGACCTGAAGAAAGACCTTGATCGCTAGACGGGGGTTCCACCGTGGTGAGGGGGCCCTCCGATGTATGGGCACCCAGGTTGGGGGATCGTTCAGAGACGACCGATTGAGCTTGGGCCGGAAAGAAGACTTCGTACACGACCGGCTTGGCAGCTTGTCGCATCAGAACAAGTACCAACGCCAAAACAACACCAAGTCGGACCACCCGCCGCCATGACTGGTCTGGTGGTACCGCAGTTGCGCCGGTTCCGACTTTACCGTTGCGACGATAAAGCGGATCGCGATGAAGTTGACTGGGGATTCGCATGGGATTGCCCGTAAAAGGTTGCTACGAGATCGAACTCACCTTAACCTAGAGAGTCGCTATAAAATCCCAAAGGTTCGCTCCGTTAAATTGTGGCCTTTTTCGGATCGTCATTCCCTTTGAAGCTCAACATGCCGCGATTGAACTTTCTACAGGTTGCTCCGCCGTTCTGCCCGCGTGCCAATGTCTACCAGCGTGCCAATGTCTACCAAAGTGCCAGTGTCTACCAGTCGGCCACTGAAAATCGGCAGATGAGCGTGTTGTGGCGGTGCGTGTTCGTGGTGTTGACGTTGACTTTGTCCTTCGCGGCCGGGCGCGTCCAAGCCCAGGGTGAACCAGCGGCTGAGTTTATCAACCAATTACGGGCGGCTGAGTATTTTGATTTGGCGATTGTTTACCTGGATCACATAGATCGGTATCCGGGTGTCGATTCCGACTTCATCACTTCAGTGCCGCTGGAAAAGGCGACGACCTACATTGATGCGGCGGTTGTCGCAAGAAACGCTGCGCAGCGAGACGAGAATTTCGAGCAAGCTGAGAAACAGTTGCAAGCGTTTCTAAAAAATCATGGCAACCATGGCCGCGCTAGCGAGGCGCGAGCACAGCTTGGAAAGCTCAGGATGTTCCGGGCGTCGCAGTTCTTGGTGGGTGATGTCGATCAACAGAACAAGAAAAAGGCCCGCGAACTGTACCTGGCTGCCGCGGCCACCTTTGACGAGATCATCGGAATTCTGCGTGGGAAGCTAGAGTCCATGAAAGGGGCTCGGATTGACGCCACGAAGAACCCGGAAAAAGCGACCCAGCGAGATCAGTATCGATTTGAATTTCTGATGGCAAAGCACAATGCTGGTGAAGCTCGCATGATGTATGCGGACACCTTCGGAAATCCTGCTAAGCAAGCGACTAAGCAGCTTGAAGAGGCACTCGCCATCTATACCGACTTGAGTGACAAGTACGAAGCCTACGTGCAAGGTGCGACGGCTTTCTATTCTCGGGGCCGGGTTGAGAACATGCTCGGCAAGCGTGATCAGGCGCTCGACAGTTTTACCCAAATGTTGGAACAGTCCGATGCCGATGAGTTACGGGAAGCCAAGGTGGGCGCTACCGTTGGTATGATTCGTTTGCATTTAACCGCGAAGAAGCCGGATGTGAATGCGGCAGTCAAAGCTGGCGAGGAAATGCTGAAAACGTTGCGGCCCAACGAGGTACGCATGCAGGTTGCTCAGGATTTACGAGTCGAACTGGCACGGGCTTTGATCGCGCAAAGCAAAGCGAAGTCCACCAAAAGTAACGATGCCAAGAAGGCAACGACCACGGCGCGGAAGTATTTGATTGAGGCCAGCAAGATTCCGGGAACACACATCGAAGCAAACAAGGAACTTTTGAAAGAACTGGGGATCGACGCGGACGCCGCCGAAGAGATTGCAGAGGTTCCTACAGCCGACGATCCGACTAACTTCGATGAGGCATTTGTGTCGTCTCGGAAATTGGTCCAGACGGTGCAAGCGATGACAGAACAACTCAATGAGCTAAAGAAGCGGAGTGACAAGAAAGACGAAGTCAAAGCCGTCGAGGACTCGGTGGCTCAAGCACGACAAACCGGTGTGGTGATCTTGCGGCGAGGAATCGCGATGGTGCGTTCCGATTCCGAGACGGCTCAGGTGAACGAAGCTCGTCAGTACTTGGCCTTCCTCTTGCTGCAAGAAGCACAGTTTCGCGACGCTTACGTCGTGGGTAGTTTTCTTTGCCGCTTTGCGCCGGGGACGGATGTTGGACTACGCGGTGGATTGATCGCTTTGAGTTCCGCCCAGCAGATCATTGCGAGCGGGGAAGCGGACAATGACTTTTGGGTGTCCGAACTCAAAAGCTTAGGCGAGTATCTGGTGAAGACCTGGCCGGATGACCCCAAGGCTGCATCGGCTCAAGGCATCATGATTGTCATGGTGATGGAGAAAGGAGATTTGGAGCAAGCCAGGTCGCTGGTTGACGAGATGCCCGAAGGACCCGATCAGGCAAAGTACCAACGATTGCTTGGCCAATTGTATTGGAATGATTCTCTGAAGCTGCGTAGCGAGAAACTTGAGAAGGAAGCTGATGCCGCGTTGCCGTTCGCTGCCCAACAACTAACCCAAGGCTTGAAGGGAATCTCGGGTGGCCTGGCTGGCGAAGAAGCGATGCGAGCCGCTTTGGTGCTCGCGAAGGTCAAACTCCGTCAAGATAAACCGACCGAAGCGGTCAAAGTGCTGGACGATAAGAACTATGGGGCTATCACGCTTGCAAAGAAGTTAGGTAACCAGTCAGAGGATTTTACGTTCGATCTATACCGTACCGAACTGCAGGCCGTCGTCGGGCAGATGACTTCTGCAACAGGCAATAACGAACAATTGCTAGAGCGTGCCTCCGGCGCGATTGATCAACTTCGCGCGGCTGCCAAGGACGAAGAGGGCAAGCGAAAATTGATCAGCACGTTCCGCTTACTGGCTTCGGATATTCGAAGCCAAATTGAAAGTGTGCCGCCGGATCGGAAGGTCAAACTGATTGACGCTTTCAATGTGTTCCTGTCTCGTATTTCCGAGATCAGCGACGATAGTGCAACGCTTCAGTGGGTCGGTCAAACGCTGATGGGTATGGCGGAAACCGCGATCCCGCCCGGGCAGACCAAAGCCACCGGTCAAGCGGCATCACTACTCGATACCGCAGCGAAGACCTTCGAGCAATTGAAAGACAAGCCGGACGCTCCCAGCACGGTTCGATTTCTGTTGGGACGCACCGAGCGTTTACGAGGAAACTATTCCAGTTCGTTGAAGGAGCTTCGGGCAATTTTGAAAGACAAGCCCACCATGATCGATGCCCAGGAGGAAGCTGCACTTGCCTACGAACAGTGGGCAGCAACCTTGCCGCCTAAATATGCGCCCAGTGCCTACCGATCGGCGTTGTCAGGTGGGAAGGAAAAGATTGTTTGGGGATGGGGCAAAATCAGCAAAATGGCTCAGCGAAACCCTGCGTTCCGAGAGCGTTTTTTCAATGCCCGCTATCACGTGGCGCTCTGTCGATTCCTGCAAGGAAAAACATCGGAAAGTGATCCTGTGATCAAACAAGCTGTGAAAGACATCACATCGTTGGTCGTGCTGTATCCCGATATGGGCGGTCCCGAACAACGTGCCAAATTTGACGCCTTGCTCAAGCAGGTGCAGCAAGCTGCGGGTGAACCGGCGACAGGATTGCCTCCCTTGCCTGCGGCTGACGCTGTTGGCAATGCTGCCTAGTTTTGTTGCACCCAGATACCTCATTCTCTCTTCAAGTTTATCGATCCATGATTGCTACTCGCACTTTGACCGCCACCGCGATCTTCCTTTTGGTTTCATTGGTTGCCGGAAACGCATCGGCTCAAACAGACCGTCTCTACCCCGTTGATGGCGAAGTGGTGATCGGGAAGATCAAGACGATCAGCAAGGAAGGCGTCATCATCACGGCAAGTGGCAAAGACCAGACCTTTGCCGCAGGCGATATCCAACGGGTGCTCTTTCAGGGGGATCCGCCTGAGCTAACCCGCGGCCGTGATTTCATTTTGGACGGTCAGTACGACCAGGCATACGATCAGCTTAAACAGCTCGATATGGCCAAGATCAGTCGAGATGACATCCGGAGTGACGCGCAGTTTTATCTTGCACTTTCCCAGGGCGAAATGTCGCTCGCTGGGCAAGGCGATTTGACGAAGTCAACGCAAGCCGCCCTCGGGTTCGTTAAGCAGAATCCACAGTCATGGCATTTCTATGACACGACACGATTGCTCGGTGACCTTGCCAAAGCGATGGGCAACTACGAGAAAGCGGCTCTGTTTTATGGCTACATGCGTGGTGCGCCGTCGCTGGACATGAAAGTGGAATCCGTTTACCAGGGCGGCTTGGTCAAGCTCGCCCAGGGTGACTTGGCCGGTGCGAAAGAGGATCTATCGAAGGTCGCCGGCATGAAGCCGACCACGGTGGAATCCAAACGCCTGCAAACGCTTTCGAAAGCCTCCCTGGCAGTCGTGGCGGCAAAAGAAGGCCAGGCCCAACAGGCAATTGAAATGGTCAACGACTTGATCAAAACGTTGAACCCAGCCGACACGGCCACCGCCGCTCGAATTTACAACGCGTTGGGGGCCAGCTACGCGGCCGCAGGCAAAGACGAGGATGCCATTCTCGCGTACTTGCACACCCAACTGATGTACTCGATGCAGGCGGCCACCCACGTGGAGGCCCTGAAAGAACTGGCCCAACTTTGGACCAAGGTCGGCAAACCCGACCGAGCCGCCCAGGCCCGCGGCGAACTTCAGAAACGCTACCCAGGGCTGAGCGGTTAGTCACGCATCAGCAGTTTGCCTGGCCCAAGCGATCTTTCTAGGCCGTCGCCGGAACCAAGCCAACGCTGCTTGGCAAGCAGATTGTTCGCTGAGCGATGTCTTGGCTGACTGTTAGGTCGGCGTGAGGGCAAGCGGAATAGATCGGCAAATCGCTGAGTAAATCCCACATCGGGCGGGTCATCAACCCAGCTTCGTTTGTCTTTTGAAGAATCGCGTTACGCAGCGGTAACGGGTCGTCGGTTGGCTTCGCAATTTGAATCGCATTGAGCCAAAAGTTGCTTGATTCCTTTTCCCACTGATCGACAAGCTGAGCCGTTTTGCAATCGCTAAAGTGGTGACGGTAATCTGACGCGAGTGTTTGCTTTCGCTCTCGGAAGTCAGGGAATCTTTCCAGTTGAGCGCAGCCCATGGCGGCGTTCAGGTTGGGCATACGGTAGTTGAAGGCGACCTCGTCATGGACGTACTGCCAAGGATGCGGCACCTTCGCGGTCGTGGTGAGGTGTTTCGCTCGAACAGCAATCTCGTGGTCATTTGTCAGGATGGCGCCACCGCCGCCAGTGGTCATGATTTTATTGCCGTTGAAGCTGAGTGCACCAACGAGCCCGAACGTTCCTGTGTGCTGACCGCCGCAAGTCGTTCCCAGCGACTCGGCTGCGTCTTCAACGATTGGCAAGCCGTATGTTTCCGCTGTCGCTAGCAATGCGGGCATGTTAACGCTGTGCCCAAGCGTGTGCATGGGAACGATGGCAGCAATCCTGCGTCCGGTGATACGGTTGACTAGACGGTCGCCCTCCACCCGTGAAATTTCGCTGAGATAGGCTCTCAGTTTCTCGGCGTCCATGCCTAGCGTTCTGTATTCGGCGTCAACGAAATGCGGAACTGCGCCACAATACGAGATCGCGTTTGCCGTTGCCACAAAACTCAATGCTGGACAAATCACCTCGTCGTCTCGGCCCACGCCCGCCAGGATCAGACCGACGTGTAAAGCGGATGTTCCATTGACCGTCGCCACGGCGTACTTCGCACCGGTGTAGGCAGCCAAATCGCGTTCGAATTGATCAACGAAGCGACCGACTGAAGAAACCCAACCGCTTGCAACACAGTCGTTGACGTAGCGTTGTTCCAGTTCACCCAGGTTCGGCTCATGCAGGGCGACCGATTCGGAAGTCTGCACGACTGATCGGACTCGGGCGACAATGTCCAGAGCGATGTCGTCGTGGTTGCTAGCGTGTGTGTCGGCAACGGATTGGGATGGTTGGTTCATGCTAGACCGTGTATTCCCCAGCACGGAAGTGACTTAGGTTTTGCTTCATCCAATCAATCGTTTCTTGGACGCCTTCTTCTAGGCTGAGTTCAGGTTGCCAGTTCATGTTGTTCTTGGCCAGTGAGTTATCCGATAGCAGGCGATTGACCTCGCTTTTTTCCGGACGCAGTCTTTCGTTCTCGCAGACGATTTCGCACTGGACATTACAAAGGCGGCAAACCATCGCAGCAAGATCGCCGATCGAGATTTCGCTTCCCGTTCCGAGGTTGAGGGTCTGGCCTTCGATTCCTGGGGCGGTGGCCCCGCATAGGAACCCGTTCACGGTGTCGGACACATAAGTCAGGTCGCGAGTTGGAGTGGTTGCACCTAACTTGATTGTGTCGCTGGTGAGTGCCTGGGTGATGATGGTCGGTAGGACCGCTCGAGTCGATTGCCTTGGCCCGAAGGTATTGAATGGACGAATCGTGACGACGGGCAGATCGAACGATCGGTAGTAAGACTCGGCCAACTTGTCCGCTGCAATCTTGGTCGCCGAGTACGGAGACTGGCCCTGCAACGGGTGTTCTTCGTCGATCGGAACACGCAGTGCGGTACCGTAAACTTCGCTGGTTGACGTGTGCACGATGCGAGGTGTCTCAAGCATACGAGCGGCTTCGAGTACGTTCAGCGTGCCGTCGATGTTGGTTCGCACGTAGGAGTCAGGTGCGACGTACGAGTACGGGATCGCGATCAATGCGGCCAGGTGGAGCACTGCGTCGCATCCCTCCATCGCCCGACGGACGTTTCCGCTATCACGAATGTCGCCTGCAAAGACTTCCATGTCGGCAGCCAAGGGTGAGTCCTGGAGCCATCCGTGGTGGTTGTTTGATCCATACCGGACCATTGCTCGGACATTCGCACCGCGACGCACCAATTCTTCGGCGAGGTGACTGCCGATGAAGCCGCCGGCTCCGGTAACCAAAACTCGCTTGTTTTCCCAACTCATGCTGCCCACCTTTTGGCCTGGATGTCTACTTGTGCTTTTTCGAAGTCTTCATGTTGGCCAATGTCTAGCCAGTATTCAATGACCGGGAAACTTACCACTTTCTTGCCATCGGCAATGAGTTGCTCGATGAGATCAGTCATGTCAAAACGCTTGTCGGCGGGAATTAGCTTCTTCGCCTCGACGCCCACTAAATAGATCCCCGCATTGACAAGGAATTCCATTTTGGGCTTCTCTTTAAGTGCGACGACCTGGCCACCGACGGATTCAATCACGCCATAGGGAACCTTGAAATCGTACTGGCGAACACCAACGGTCATCGCGGCATCATGGCTTTGGTGGAAGTCAATCAAAGCGGAAAAGTCGACTGCCGTTAGAATGTCACCGTTGATGACAACGAGCGGTGTTTCGTCGTCGTTGACTAGGTTTAAGCTGCCAGCGGTGCCGAGCGGTTGTTCTTCAGCGACATAGTGAATGTCGACACCGAAATCACTGCCGTTGCCAAAGTGTTCTTGGATCTGTTCGGGCAAGTAATGGGTCGTGAAGTGAACGTCTCGGATGCCGCAATCGCGTAGTCGTCCGACGGTACGTTCCAGCAGTGGCTTTCCCCCAACGGGAAGCATTGGCTTGGGGGTGTTGTCGGTAAGTGGACGAAGTCGAGTTCCGAAACCGCCAGCCATGACGACGGCCTGGACCTCAATGTTGTGGCGTCTTCCTTCGGCGAATGTTTCGCATACAAGTCCGACAACACGTTGATCAGCATCAACCAGCGGAAGGTGACTGATTTTCGCTTCCGTCATTTGAAGCGTGAGTTCAGCCAGAGTTAGTCCTGAACATGCCGTGATGGGTTCTTGGCCAGCTTTGACTTTCCGTCCGTAGAGTTGCCAAAGTGGGGCATCCAAATCGACATTGTCCAAGATGGCTCGCCGAACGTCACCGTCGGTGATCGTGTCTAGCAAGCGACCATTTTTCTCACAAAGCAAAACGATGCCGAGAGCCGTTTCATCAAGACGCTTCATGGCATCTCTCAAGCAGTCACCCGAATGAGTGATGAGTGCTTGGTAATCATTGATTCGACTGATCTTCATAAGGTTTTCAATTTGATTGAGCCGTTGATTCTTTCAGGCATCTGATTCGTTAGGCTGCTTGACATCGCTGGCGTTGCCGTGCGGGATTGCCCATGACCATTTCGCCCGCAGGGACATTTCGTGTGACGGTACTTCCTGCGCCAATGACACATCCCTCGCCAATGTGAACTCCAGGCAGGACAACGCTGCCCGCACCCACAAGTGTCTGAGCACCAACGTGAACGCCACCGCATAGCACGACGCCACTTGCAAGATGTACATGCTGGTCGACAACGCAGTCGTGTTCGACGGTGACGCGATGGTTGACTAGCACATTGTCGCCTAGCCTTGCACCTGCAGCGAGAATGACGCCACTCAAAATGTGAACACCGTTGCCGATCTCAACAGCTTGCTCTCGAATGGTTGTCGGATCGATTAGGTTCGGCAGTGAATAGCCCAGCTTCACAAGGCGTTCGTGAATCGCAACTCGCAACTGGGTTGTGTTTGCGGTGCCAATGCAGATGACCGCTTGAGGTGGATGTCGATCCGACTCTTCATTGGTTGCTTTGGATTGTTTGGTACTTCGATGAAGCCGATCGTAGTAGCTTGCGAGGTAGCGTTCCTCGGTTTCATAGATCACCGGCACCGAGTCCACGCTGAATTCTTTGTCAGCGATCGTGGGTTTCTCTAGCAGGCAACTGATTTGGAAACCACAACGGCTTGCCAACGCGATCATGACTCGCGAATGACCACCGGCTCCGATCCCAATCAGCTGGGTGCTTGTGGTTGTGGAATTCAATGCGAAGTCTGGCATCACGCCACCTTCCCGATCGTTTTGACATAGCCAGGCATGTCATGAAACGGTTTGCGAACTGAAAGGCCCGAACGCAGTCTCGATTCCAGTTCGTCGACGATAAGTTTGCTGGCAGTGCCATTCCCGTAGGGATTCGTCATTCCATTCAGCTTCGATTGGAAAGCATGGCTGCAGGCCAAGCGTAAGGCAGACTCGATGTCCGTTTGCCCGTAACCGCAATTGATTACGTTCTCGCCGTGCAGGCGGCCTTTTTGCCGGTCACCGATATTGACGACTGGCAGTTCGAAGGACGCGGCTTCGATGATTCCGCTGGAAGAGTTGCCGACCATTGCAGCAGCATGATGTAGCAAGCTGAAGTAGGCCTGCGTGCCCAGGTTGGAAACAAGCCTTACTCGTTCGGAATGGTCACTGGCGAATGCTTGCAGTGCTTCCAAAATGGCTGAGTTCCCAGGGTCCGCATTCGGCTGGGAAATGACGGCAGGATGAGGGCTAGACGCCAGCACTTCAAGTAAGGGCTGTAGTTGTTGTTCGGCGGTGCGGTTGCTGAGCGTTTCAGGATGAAACGTCACGGCCAGTGGTGCGACTCGAAGCGATAGCGAGAGTCGTGTTTCCAAGTCGGCGACAGACATCGGTTGGAAGGTTTCCAGATGATCTAATCCCGGTGCTCCGCTGACGACGACATTGTCTGGATTCTCGCCCATTTGGATGATGCGATTGGCGTATGCGGCAGTCGATGCAAAATGCAGATGACTCATCTTTGTCAGGCTGTGTCGATAGCTCTCGTCGATCGCACCTTGTGTCGTCTCGCCGCCATGGAGATGGGTGATGGGGATCGCGAAAGGAACCGCCGCCACCGCAGCGGCGTGCATTTCAAAGCGATCACCTAGCAACACGATCAAATCGGGTTGCAGTTTCTCAAATGCGTCGGCGAAACCAAGGGTTGCTTCGGCGCTCCCACGAGCGACACCGCGCGCATCGTTGGTGTTGTCCGTGATCGGAACTTCGGCAGAAACGGTGAAGCCTTCGCTCGCAATCCAATCGACGGTGTGGCCGTGCCGTTGGCTCAAATGGGCTGCCCCGGCGACGATTTGCAGGTCAGCCCAGGCCGTCTTTTGCAATCGGCGCAGGACGGGAAGATAGATACCGAAATCGCTACGCGCGACCGTAACGATGGCGATCTTGGAACGGAAGTTAGGCAGTGGCTTGTTCATGCGACATCCGAGAACTGCAGCATCGTGCCCGCCGCAATCGCTCGCCGGGCTGTTTTGCCAGCAACATGAATTCTCATGTGAGGCGGCATTCCAGTGCCAGGTCGCCGAAGTGCGATACAGCTTTCGTCGATACGCTCGCCAGCATCAATATCGCGTGCGGCCACCAAACTCCGGCGGGCGACATCCGCCGTTTCTCGTTCACTGGTGGTCGCTTGTTTGCGAGGGCTTCCCATGGCGATTTCGACTTCTCGAATTGCCGAGATCATTTGTGTTAGTTCAGGGACTTCCAAAGACGCGGCGTGGTCCGGCCCGGGAAGTGATCGGTCTAATGTGAAGTGCTTCTCAACGACGCAGGCTCCCAGTGCCACGGCGGCGGGAGCAACCGTGATCCCGGCGGTGTGATCCGAAAAACCAATCGGAAGATGGAACGCGTCGCCGAGCGTCTTCATGCTGCGGAGATTGACTTCTTCCAGCGGCGCGGGATAGGCGCTAACGCAGTGCAGTAAGGTGATTTTTCCACCGGATGCTTCCGCCATTTCGACGGCTTGCTCGACTTCTCCGAGGGACGACATGCCTGTGCTGATGAACATCTCGCACTGTTCTTGTGCGACACGCTGGATCAACGGGAGATTCGTCAGTTCGCCACTGGGAATCTTGAAACGCTGGACACCAAGGTCGACCAGTAGATCAACACTGTTGATGTCAAAGGCGGTGGACATGAACTCGATCCCGATGGCTTGGCAATGGTCGGCAAGCGTTCGGTGGTCTTGTTCGGATAGCTCGAGTCGCCGCAACATTTCCTGTTGAGTTTCATTGGCGTCGCTTCCCCGCGTTTGATATTCGCATTTGGGAGCGTCTGCGACCGCAATTTCGTCGCTGTGGAATGTCTGGAACTTCACTGCGTCGGCGCCGGCGGCTTTGGCCGCATCGATCAGGGCGAGTGCGCGATCCAGGCAACCGTTATGATTCACGCCTGCTTCAGCAATAATGAAGCATCGCGAAACTGCGTTCAATTCGAGCCTAGCATCCATGCTTTGTGGCTTATCCAAGAGTGAAGGAAATCCATGGCAGAAACCTTCCTGCGATGACTTTTTACATTCCCGGCAAGCTTAGTAGTTTGAGCAT
Proteins encoded:
- a CDS encoding tetratricopeptide repeat protein, giving the protein MPRLNFLQVAPPFCPRANVYQRANVYQSASVYQSATENRQMSVLWRCVFVVLTLTLSFAAGRVQAQGEPAAEFINQLRAAEYFDLAIVYLDHIDRYPGVDSDFITSVPLEKATTYIDAAVVARNAAQRDENFEQAEKQLQAFLKNHGNHGRASEARAQLGKLRMFRASQFLVGDVDQQNKKKARELYLAAAATFDEIIGILRGKLESMKGARIDATKNPEKATQRDQYRFEFLMAKHNAGEARMMYADTFGNPAKQATKQLEEALAIYTDLSDKYEAYVQGATAFYSRGRVENMLGKRDQALDSFTQMLEQSDADELREAKVGATVGMIRLHLTAKKPDVNAAVKAGEEMLKTLRPNEVRMQVAQDLRVELARALIAQSKAKSTKSNDAKKATTTARKYLIEASKIPGTHIEANKELLKELGIDADAAEEIAEVPTADDPTNFDEAFVSSRKLVQTVQAMTEQLNELKKRSDKKDEVKAVEDSVAQARQTGVVILRRGIAMVRSDSETAQVNEARQYLAFLLLQEAQFRDAYVVGSFLCRFAPGTDVGLRGGLIALSSAQQIIASGEADNDFWVSELKSLGEYLVKTWPDDPKAASAQGIMIVMVMEKGDLEQARSLVDEMPEGPDQAKYQRLLGQLYWNDSLKLRSEKLEKEADAALPFAAQQLTQGLKGISGGLAGEEAMRAALVLAKVKLRQDKPTEAVKVLDDKNYGAITLAKKLGNQSEDFTFDLYRTELQAVVGQMTSATGNNEQLLERASGAIDQLRAAAKDEEGKRKLISTFRLLASDIRSQIESVPPDRKVKLIDAFNVFLSRISEISDDSATLQWVGQTLMGMAETAIPPGQTKATGQAASLLDTAAKTFEQLKDKPDAPSTVRFLLGRTERLRGNYSSSLKELRAILKDKPTMIDAQEEAALAYEQWAATLPPKYAPSAYRSALSGGKEKIVWGWGKISKMAQRNPAFRERFFNARYHVALCRFLQGKTSESDPVIKQAVKDITSLVVLYPDMGGPEQRAKFDALLKQVQQAAGEPATGLPPLPAADAVGNAA
- a CDS encoding tetratricopeptide repeat protein, whose product is MIATRTLTATAIFLLVSLVAGNASAQTDRLYPVDGEVVIGKIKTISKEGVIITASGKDQTFAAGDIQRVLFQGDPPELTRGRDFILDGQYDQAYDQLKQLDMAKISRDDIRSDAQFYLALSQGEMSLAGQGDLTKSTQAALGFVKQNPQSWHFYDTTRLLGDLAKAMGNYEKAALFYGYMRGAPSLDMKVESVYQGGLVKLAQGDLAGAKEDLSKVAGMKPTTVESKRLQTLSKASLAVVAAKEGQAQQAIEMVNDLIKTLNPADTATAARIYNALGASYAAAGKDEDAILAYLHTQLMYSMQAATHVEALKELAQLWTKVGKPDRAAQARGELQKRYPGLSG
- a CDS encoding LegC family aminotransferase codes for the protein MNQPSQSVADTHASNHDDIALDIVARVRSVVQTSESVALHEPNLGELEQRYVNDCVASGWVSSVGRFVDQFERDLAAYTGAKYAVATVNGTSALHVGLILAGVGRDDEVICPALSFVATANAISYCGAVPHFVDAEYRTLGMDAEKLRAYLSEISRVEGDRLVNRITGRRIAAIVPMHTLGHSVNMPALLATAETYGLPIVEDAAESLGTTCGGQHTGTFGLVGALSFNGNKIMTTGGGGAILTNDHEIAVRAKHLTTTAKVPHPWQYVHDEVAFNYRMPNLNAAMGCAQLERFPDFRERKQTLASDYRHHFSDCKTAQLVDQWEKESSNFWLNAIQIAKPTDDPLPLRNAILQKTNEAGLMTRPMWDLLSDLPIYSACPHADLTVSQDIAQRTICLPSSVGLVPATA
- a CDS encoding SDR family NAD(P)-dependent oxidoreductase, with amino-acid sequence MSWENKRVLVTGAGGFIGSHLAEELVRRGANVRAMVRYGSNNHHGWLQDSPLAADMEVFAGDIRDSGNVRRAMEGCDAVLHLAALIAIPYSYVAPDSYVRTNIDGTLNVLEAARMLETPRIVHTSTSEVYGTALRVPIDEEHPLQGQSPYSATKIAADKLAESYYRSFDLPVVTIRPFNTFGPRQSTRAVLPTIITQALTSDTIKLGATTPTRDLTYVSDTVNGFLCGATAPGIEGQTLNLGTGSEISIGDLAAMVCRLCNVQCEIVCENERLRPEKSEVNRLLSDNSLAKNNMNWQPELSLEEGVQETIDWMKQNLSHFRAGEYTV
- a CDS encoding nucleotidyltransferase family protein; amino-acid sequence: MKISRINDYQALITHSGDCLRDAMKRLDETALGIVLLCEKNGRLLDTITDGDVRRAILDNVDLDAPLWQLYGRKVKAGQEPITACSGLTLAELTLQMTEAKISHLPLVDADQRVVGLVCETFAEGRRHNIEVQAVVMAGGFGTRLRPLTDNTPKPMLPVGGKPLLERTVGRLRDCGIRDVHFTTHYLPEQIQEHFGNGSDFGVDIHYVAEEQPLGTAGSLNLVNDDETPLVVINGDILTAVDFSALIDFHQSHDAAMTVGVRQYDFKVPYGVIESVGGQVVALKEKPKMEFLVNAGIYLVGVEAKKLIPADKRFDMTDLIEQLIADGKKVVSFPVIEYWLDIGQHEDFEKAQVDIQAKRWAA
- a CDS encoding acetyltransferase, with the translated sequence MPDFALNSTTTSTQLIGIGAGGHSRVMIALASRCGFQISCLLEKPTIADKEFSVDSVPVIYETEERYLASYYDRLHRSTKQSKATNEESDRHPPQAVICIGTANTTQLRVAIHERLVKLGYSLPNLIDPTTIREQAVEIGNGVHILSGVILAAGARLGDNVLVNHRVTVEHDCVVDQHVHLASGVVLCGGVHVGAQTLVGAGSVVLPGVHIGEGCVIGAGSTVTRNVPAGEMVMGNPARQRQRCQAA
- the neuC gene encoding UDP-N-acetylglucosamine 2-epimerase, coding for MNKPLPNFRSKIAIVTVARSDFGIYLPVLRRLQKTAWADLQIVAGAAHLSQRHGHTVDWIASEGFTVSAEVPITDNTNDARGVARGSAEATLGFADAFEKLQPDLIVLLGDRFEMHAAAVAAVPFAIPITHLHGGETTQGAIDESYRHSLTKMSHLHFASTAAYANRIIQMGENPDNVVVSGAPGLDHLETFQPMSVADLETRLSLSLRVAPLAVTFHPETLSNRTAEQQLQPLLEVLASSPHPAVISQPNADPGNSAILEALQAFASDHSERVRLVSNLGTQAYFSLLHHAAAMVGNSSSGIIEAASFELPVVNIGDRQKGRLHGENVINCGYGQTDIESALRLACSHAFQSKLNGMTNPYGNGTASKLIVDELESRLRSGLSVRKPFHDMPGYVKTIGKVA
- the neuB gene encoding N-acetylneuraminate synthase, giving the protein MDARLELNAVSRCFIIAEAGVNHNGCLDRALALIDAAKAAGADAVKFQTFHSDEIAVADAPKCEYQTRGSDANETQQEMLRRLELSEQDHRTLADHCQAIGIEFMSTAFDINSVDLLVDLGVQRFKIPSGELTNLPLIQRVAQEQCEMFISTGMSSLGEVEQAVEMAEASGGKITLLHCVSAYPAPLEEVNLRSMKTLGDAFHLPIGFSDHTAGITVAPAAVALGACVVEKHFTLDRSLPGPDHAASLEVPELTQMISAIREVEIAMGSPRKQATTSERETADVARRSLVAARDIDAGERIDESCIALRRPGTGMPPHMRIHVAGKTARRAIAAGTMLQFSDVA